TAATCTGCTTGAACAAATCCGTGAGCAAGGTTCGATAACCAAAGCCGCTAAGTCCCTGGAAATGGCATATCGCCATGCTTGGGATCTTGTGGACTCCATGAACCGGCAATCAAAGATGCCATTTGTTGAGGTGTCCGCCGGTGGCAAAGGCGGTGGTGGTGCGCGAGTCACGGAAGAAGGCGAGAAGGCAATCCGGCTTTTTCGTCAATTTGCTGAAGATTTCAAAGTCTTCTTAGAGCGAGAACAAAAGAAGTTGCGTTTGTAAGAAAAAGTGCCGCAAGCGTGTTCCCAATAGTTCTGCAGGATCGGCACAGATCGGTGCAAATGAAAAGGGGCGGAATACTCCCAGGATTCCTCCCATTGCACTGATCTGTGCCGAGTTTTCTCGTTTCAATAAACATCTTGGGACCTTTCGTTCCGCTTACCTGTAGTTCGTTATTTTAATTACGCCTGGAGATGTTCGCCTGTTCGCATATTCGCAAGGCAGGGCATGTTGATTTCGAATTTATTGTAATAAGGGAGAAGCCGAAAGGACTCGATAAGGATGAAGACACTGCGAACGCTGCACACGAGCACGATACAGATCACGGTCAATGGCAGACAGATCAATGCCCAAAAAGGCAAATCCATTCTGGAGGCCTGCAAGGAAGCGTCCATCTTCATCCCGACGCTGTGTTATGACGAACGGCTTGAGGCCTACGGAGGCTGCCGGTTATGCATTGTTGAAGTGAAGGGCATCAATAGACCGCTGACCTCGTGCACAACGCCCGTCGAGGACGGGATGGAAATCAAGACTGAGAGCGAGACCCTGACCAGGCTCAGAAGAACAACGCTTTCCCTGGT
The Nitrospirota bacterium genome window above contains:
- a CDS encoding ModE family transcriptional regulator; the protein is MPMPKRKSNHKRCIEPIRGVRGRIWIDGPEGTFIGWGRVNLLEQIREQGSITKAAKSLEMAYRHAWDLVDSMNRQSKMPFVEVSAGGKGGGGARVTEEGEKAIRLFRQFAEDFKVFLEREQKKLRL
- a CDS encoding 2Fe-2S iron-sulfur cluster-binding protein; translation: MKTLRTLHTSTIQITVNGRQINAQKGKSILEACKEASIFIPTLCYDERLEAYGGCRLCIVEVKGINRPLTSCTTPVEDGMEIKTESETLTRLRRTTLSLVLSNHPNDCMCCDSAGDCALQELAYLYDIKPGTFAGEKWDKPIREDNPFI